In one Nicotiana tomentosiformis chromosome 6, ASM39032v3, whole genome shotgun sequence genomic region, the following are encoded:
- the LOC104113921 gene encoding uncharacterized protein has product MKPVVGRVVSNKMQKSVVVAVDRLFHNKLYNRYVKRTSKFMAHDEKNECNIGDRVKLDHSRPLSKRKHWVVAEILKRARIYVPPSARSPTGTDSKTEVSPNAS; this is encoded by the exons ATGAAGCCGGTGGTAGGGAGAGTAGTGTCGAACAAAATGCAGAAATCAGTAGTGGTGGCAGTCGATCGGCTCTTCCACAACAAGCTTTACAATCGATATGTTAAGCGCACCTCCAAATTCATGGCTCATGACGAGAAGAACGAGTGCAATATCGGTGACCGC GTTAAGTTGGATCATTCAAGACCACTGAGCAAGCGTAAGCACTGGGTTGTTGCTGAAATATTGAAAAGAGCAAGAATTTATGTGCCTCCTTCAGCACGTTCTCCAACTGGAACAGACAGCAAAACTGAAGTGTCTCCTAATGCTAGTTAG